One genomic window of Vibrio rhizosphaerae includes the following:
- a CDS encoding LysE family translocator, whose amino-acid sequence MPIEFLLTSLIVVLLPGTGVLYTVSIGLTRGAKASLYAALGCTAGIIPHLVASVFGLAAILHTSAVLFQLLKYAGVIYLAYLAWGMWKDAGALTLQNENTSQTGYLAIASKAVLINLLNPKLSIFFLAFLPQFVPAQQTAPILHMLILSLVFMLMTFVVFVIYGLLANKIRHAIIQSPQIVRRIQKSFAGLFVLMGIKLATMER is encoded by the coding sequence ATGCCAATTGAATTTCTTCTGACGTCACTGATTGTTGTTCTGCTTCCCGGGACGGGGGTGTTATATACCGTATCGATTGGCCTGACTCGCGGTGCCAAAGCCAGCCTCTATGCGGCACTCGGCTGTACCGCCGGTATTATTCCGCATCTGGTTGCCAGCGTTTTCGGGCTGGCGGCCATTTTACATACCAGCGCAGTCCTGTTTCAGCTATTGAAATATGCTGGCGTGATCTATCTGGCTTATCTGGCTTGGGGGATGTGGAAAGACGCCGGCGCACTGACACTTCAGAATGAGAACACATCTCAAACGGGTTATCTTGCTATTGCATCCAAAGCCGTATTGATTAATTTACTCAACCCGAAACTGTCGATCTTTTTCCTCGCTTTCTTACCTCAATTTGTCCCTGCGCAACAGACGGCTCCGATACTGCACATGTTGATCCTGAGTCTGGTGTTCATGTTGATGACCTTCGTCGTGTTTGTCATCTACGGCCTGCTGGCCAATAAAATCCGTCATGCCATCATCCAGTCACCCCAAATTGTCCGTCGGATCCAAAAAAGCTTCGCCGGACTGTTTGTATTAATGGGAATAAAACTGGCCACGATGGAACGTTAG
- a CDS encoding MBL fold metallo-hydrolase, whose translation MKKFWIISFILLANFANASTYLDAQQAPGYYRIKLGKLLVTAVSDGTVNVPFDKILTHTSKKSIHQALQSAYLQSPVETSINTFVIDDGKQQILVDAGAGDLFGDLGGHLLSNLAAAGYPAESIDAVLLTHIHADHSGGISRNGHVAFPNATVYVDQHDADFWLNEKNISHVEADQRHTFADTQKTVGPVKDAGKLTTFQAPVALFPGIQAIPAPGHTPGSVIYKVSSAGKNLVLWGDIIHIKTIQLPSPSVAIHFDVNQQKAVETRKKVLQQVVKEGDLVAAAHISFPGFGHVVKAQHGYRWLPVEYTNALNSK comes from the coding sequence ATGAAAAAATTTTGGATCATATCTTTTATATTGCTAGCGAATTTCGCCAATGCATCCACCTATCTCGATGCGCAGCAAGCGCCGGGCTACTATCGGATTAAACTCGGTAAACTACTTGTGACGGCAGTTTCAGACGGGACGGTCAATGTACCGTTCGATAAAATCCTGACCCATACCAGCAAAAAATCGATTCATCAGGCACTCCAATCCGCCTATCTGCAATCACCGGTAGAAACATCAATCAATACATTTGTGATTGATGATGGTAAACAACAGATTTTAGTCGATGCCGGCGCAGGCGATCTATTTGGCGACTTGGGCGGACACCTGCTCAGTAATCTTGCCGCCGCCGGATATCCGGCAGAGAGCATCGATGCGGTATTACTGACCCATATCCATGCCGATCATTCCGGTGGCATCAGCAGAAACGGACATGTGGCATTTCCTAACGCCACCGTGTATGTCGATCAGCATGATGCTGACTTTTGGCTGAACGAGAAAAACATCAGCCATGTTGAGGCAGACCAGCGCCATACATTTGCCGACACCCAAAAGACGGTCGGCCCGGTCAAAGATGCCGGTAAATTAACCACATTTCAGGCACCGGTAGCATTATTTCCGGGCATACAAGCGATTCCGGCACCGGGACACACACCGGGCAGCGTGATTTACAAAGTGTCCAGCGCAGGGAAAAATCTGGTGTTGTGGGGCGATATTATCCATATCAAAACCATCCAACTCCCCTCACCTTCGGTCGCAATTCACTTTGACGTCAATCAGCAAAAAGCCGTTGAAACACGGAAGAAAGTCTTGCAACAAGTGGTCAAAGAAGGCGATCTCGTTGCGGCTGCGCATATCTCCTTCCCGGGCTTCGGGCATGTCGTGAAAGCGCAACACGGATATCGCTGGTTACCCGTAGAGTATACTAACGCGCTGAACAGCAAATAA
- a CDS encoding cellulase family glycosylhydrolase, with protein sequence MRKQRVFKNISCRKQTLSIGISLALAAMSGSAYAACSYEVQSDWGSGFVANVTVKNDTTSAVSAWNVGWEYTKGAKITNIWNAVLSGTNPYTASSTASNGSLQPGSSTTFGFQGTGAAEVPTLTGSLCGDSGGDNGGGDNGGGDNGGGDNGGDGNQVVFRVNENGHITKDDVVKPVHCGSWFGLEGRHEQANDSVNPSGAPMELYMGNTFWANNSQGTGRTIQQTMDEIKEKGINLIRLPIAPQTLDPDDPQGQPRVFKNHESVRATNARQALEDFIKLADKNGIDILLDIHSCSNYLGWRAGRLDATPPYADANRDNYPYKREDYSCGTDVGPGVTVQEYNEQKWLEDLRQLARFADELKVNNILGIDIFNEPWDYTWTDWKTLAEHAYEAINEENKNVLIWVEGISSGTSDGTPSPHGDEATNPNWGENFFSMATSPLNIPKDRLVLSPHTYGPSVSVQKQFMDPAQPECAGLSEEEAAKAKCNIVINPELLRQGWEEHFGYLKDEGYAIVIGEFGGHYDWPKSGAVRIQDMWGYLPRSDYDKKWQNALVDYMSDKNIEGCYWSINPESDDTGGLYTHAYDARTNTSGWGEWTGFETEKWDMLQRLWDSNTVK encoded by the coding sequence ATGAGAAAACAGCGAGTTTTCAAGAACATCAGTTGCAGGAAACAAACGCTTAGTATTGGTATCAGTCTGGCTTTAGCGGCGATGTCCGGTTCTGCCTATGCAGCATGTAGTTATGAAGTTCAGAGTGACTGGGGCTCAGGCTTCGTTGCTAACGTGACTGTAAAAAATGATACCACCAGTGCGGTATCGGCATGGAATGTCGGCTGGGAATATACTAAAGGCGCTAAAATTACCAATATCTGGAATGCGGTACTATCCGGTACCAACCCATATACTGCAAGTAGTACAGCTTCAAACGGTAGTCTACAACCCGGCTCTAGCACCACATTCGGCTTTCAGGGCACAGGTGCTGCCGAGGTACCAACGCTGACCGGTTCACTATGTGGTGACAGCGGCGGCGACAATGGCGGCGGCGATAACGGCGGTGGCGACAACGGTGGCGGTGATAACGGCGGCGACGGCAATCAAGTCGTTTTCCGTGTTAACGAAAATGGCCATATCACTAAAGATGATGTTGTTAAACCAGTACATTGCGGCTCATGGTTTGGTCTGGAAGGTCGTCACGAACAGGCGAACGACTCTGTAAACCCTAGCGGCGCACCGATGGAACTCTATATGGGTAACACGTTCTGGGCGAACAACAGCCAAGGCACCGGCCGGACAATCCAACAGACAATGGATGAAATCAAAGAGAAAGGTATCAACCTGATTCGTCTGCCGATTGCACCGCAAACACTGGATCCCGATGACCCGCAAGGTCAGCCTCGTGTCTTTAAAAACCATGAATCTGTTCGTGCCACCAATGCGCGTCAGGCACTGGAAGACTTCATCAAACTGGCTGACAAAAATGGTATCGATATTCTGCTCGATATCCACTCCTGCTCAAATTATCTGGGCTGGCGTGCGGGACGTTTAGACGCAACCCCACCTTATGCTGATGCAAACCGTGACAACTACCCCTACAAACGTGAAGACTACTCCTGTGGTACCGATGTCGGTCCTGGCGTGACTGTTCAGGAATACAACGAACAGAAATGGCTTGAAGACCTGCGTCAACTGGCTCGTTTCGCAGATGAGCTGAAAGTGAATAACATCCTCGGGATCGATATCTTTAACGAACCATGGGATTACACTTGGACCGATTGGAAAACACTGGCTGAACATGCTTATGAAGCCATCAACGAAGAAAACAAAAATGTGTTGATCTGGGTTGAAGGTATCAGTAGCGGCACTTCCGATGGCACACCAAGCCCTCATGGCGATGAAGCAACCAATCCAAACTGGGGTGAAAACTTCTTCTCTATGGCAACAAGCCCACTGAACATTCCAAAAGATCGTTTAGTGCTGTCACCACACACTTACGGCCCTTCTGTTTCTGTACAGAAACAGTTCATGGATCCGGCACAACCTGAGTGTGCTGGCTTATCTGAAGAAGAAGCGGCAAAAGCGAAATGTAACATTGTGATCAACCCAGAATTGCTCAGACAAGGTTGGGAAGAACACTTCGGTTACCTCAAAGATGAAGGTTATGCCATTGTGATCGGTGAGTTCGGTGGTCACTATGACTGGCCGAAATCAGGTGCCGTCCGGATTCAGGATATGTGGGGCTACCTCCCTCGTTCTGACTACGATAAAAAATGGCAAAATGCGCTTGTTGACTACATGTCAGACAAGAACATTGAAGGTTGCTACTGGAGTATCAACCCAGAATCAGACGACACCGGTGGTTTGTACACTCACGCCTATGATGCACGCACTAACACATCTGGCTGGGGTGAATGGACTGGCTTCGAAACTGAAAAATGGGACATGTTACAACGGTTGTGGGATTCAAACACCGTTAAGTAA
- a CDS encoding EAL domain-containing protein: protein MQLIFLTILFLGIFAQMMMTTFHREEMKGVAHLALSHANQIATQLTAAIKLLADSGTVACSQEDQHLMQDILHINHFIADIGRIERGMVQCLTLNKLEGPLPLPKAQYMSNGYSFVQRYQFEQLPRHIPVDLTFRDNVIAMTAPRAFEGFEISTSYTVEIRSASLKHTFERLGDTTLPKIDPVGHLSRLLIEKQCSDKPSLCVLVRDNHPFIYHALSGPTLGAFMIIILFILLSYKIWGVPVSRDKQLKSRLRKAITHGQLSLVYQPKFVLKDERIQGFEVLCRWHDPLLGSISPEVFIPLAEQTKQIRQLTLFVIEQSIQDMARVLQQYPEYTLSINLAVDEYLTKSFIERVTEIVKKHSVNVNQIMFEITERSSFGCQDVVSVCDVLRMHHFRVSLDDFGTGYSNLSWLSDIYTDEIKIDRMFTHALGTDTIAGRTVNMMLDLLEGFEDVTIVMEGIETPEQVDYLLKRDIAVIGQGWYYASPMPIEEIKAFIRRHSIRNII, encoded by the coding sequence GTGCAATTGATTTTTTTGACCATTCTTTTTCTTGGCATTTTTGCACAAATGATGATGACGACATTTCATCGTGAAGAAATGAAAGGGGTGGCTCATCTTGCCCTCAGCCATGCAAACCAAATTGCAACACAATTGACGGCGGCGATAAAGCTACTGGCTGACAGCGGTACGGTTGCATGCAGTCAGGAAGATCAGCATTTGATGCAGGACATTCTGCATATTAACCATTTCATTGCTGACATTGGCCGAATTGAGCGAGGGATGGTTCAATGTCTGACGCTCAACAAATTAGAGGGACCGCTTCCGCTGCCCAAAGCGCAATATATGTCGAATGGTTATTCTTTTGTCCAACGTTACCAGTTTGAGCAGTTGCCGCGTCATATTCCGGTTGATTTGACTTTTCGCGATAACGTTATTGCGATGACCGCTCCCCGAGCCTTTGAAGGCTTTGAAATATCAACCAGTTACACCGTCGAAATTCGCAGTGCCAGCTTGAAGCACACTTTCGAGCGGTTGGGTGATACGACGTTACCGAAAATTGATCCGGTCGGGCACCTGTCCCGTTTGTTGATCGAAAAACAGTGTAGTGATAAACCATCGCTTTGTGTGCTGGTCAGAGATAACCATCCCTTTATCTATCATGCTTTGAGTGGCCCGACTCTGGGTGCTTTTATGATCATCATTCTGTTTATCTTACTCAGCTATAAAATATGGGGAGTCCCCGTCTCCCGGGATAAACAGTTGAAGAGTCGGTTGCGTAAAGCGATTACACACGGACAACTCTCATTGGTCTATCAACCTAAATTTGTCCTGAAAGATGAACGAATCCAAGGATTTGAAGTGTTGTGCCGCTGGCATGACCCTCTGTTGGGAAGCATCAGCCCTGAGGTCTTTATTCCTTTGGCAGAGCAGACAAAGCAGATTCGTCAGTTGACATTGTTTGTGATTGAACAGTCGATTCAGGATATGGCACGGGTGTTACAGCAATATCCGGAATACACCTTGAGTATCAATCTGGCTGTGGATGAGTACCTGACGAAATCTTTTATTGAGCGGGTGACTGAGATTGTGAAAAAGCATTCAGTCAATGTGAATCAGATTATGTTCGAAATTACCGAGCGCTCTTCTTTTGGCTGTCAGGATGTGGTGTCGGTGTGTGACGTGCTTCGAATGCATCATTTCCGAGTGTCGCTTGATGATTTCGGGACAGGATATTCAAACCTGTCGTGGCTGAGTGATATCTATACGGATGAGATCAAGATTGACCGGATGTTTACCCATGCGCTGGGAACCGACACGATTGCTGGACGAACCGTTAACATGATGTTAGATCTGCTGGAAGGATTTGAGGATGTCACGATTGTGATGGAGGGGATTGAAACCCCCGAACAGGTTGATTATCTGCTTAAACGAGATATCGCGGTGATTGGGCAGGGCTGGTACTACGCCAGTCCGATGCCGATTGAAGAGATTAAAGCTTTTATTCGTCGTCATTCGATCAGAAACATTATTTAA
- a CDS encoding family 43 glycosylhydrolase: MRTRDIIFLAGFVLAGTVQANVGNGVYTIQSKVSGKLVEVANADQKNGANISQWPDNGHNTQRWIITQRDDGYYSIINLHSAKAMEVYRSGTADGDNVSQWQYWGGDTQKWDIRDLNNSYYVLVNKNSAKALDLWDWDTADGANIDQWEVNNLDVQQFRLNLVRASGGQPVDTSSTNGRTNHWPLSGNLGTHDPTIAYENGTWWEFQTGKGIYGKVSYNGLDWNPLPSVFPHGLSWWYTYVPGLKNDDVWAPDVKHYNGRVWLYYAVSTFGSRVSAIGLASASSLAAGDWQDHGMVIHTTTANDYNAIDPDLVIDKAGDPWLTFGSFGSGIKLVRLNPITMKPIGELSSLASRSGGIEAPSIVYRRGYYYLFVSTGRCCRGVDSTYQIRYGRATSITGPYLDKNGQDMMNGGGTLLDGGNKRWIGPGGQDIANTDVIVRHAYDATDNGNSKLLISTLNWDSNGWPRY; this comes from the coding sequence ATGAGAACACGCGACATTATATTTCTTGCGGGCTTCGTGCTCGCAGGAACGGTACAAGCAAACGTCGGGAATGGTGTTTATACCATTCAGTCGAAGGTGAGCGGGAAATTAGTCGAAGTCGCAAATGCTGACCAAAAGAATGGCGCCAACATCAGCCAGTGGCCGGATAACGGCCATAATACGCAACGTTGGATCATTACTCAGCGCGATGACGGTTATTACTCCATCATCAACCTACACAGTGCCAAAGCAATGGAAGTATACCGCTCTGGCACCGCGGACGGTGACAATGTCTCGCAATGGCAATATTGGGGTGGCGACACTCAAAAGTGGGACATTCGGGATCTCAATAACAGCTACTATGTACTGGTCAATAAAAATAGCGCGAAAGCGCTGGATTTATGGGACTGGGATACCGCTGACGGCGCAAATATCGATCAGTGGGAGGTCAATAATCTCGATGTGCAACAGTTTCGTCTCAATTTAGTGCGGGCCTCTGGTGGTCAGCCGGTAGATACCTCATCGACCAATGGCAGAACCAATCATTGGCCTTTAAGCGGCAATTTAGGCACACATGATCCAACCATTGCCTATGAAAACGGGACTTGGTGGGAATTTCAAACCGGTAAAGGGATTTATGGCAAAGTCAGCTACAACGGCTTGGACTGGAATCCGTTACCATCGGTTTTTCCACATGGTTTAAGCTGGTGGTACACCTATGTCCCCGGTTTGAAAAACGATGATGTCTGGGCTCCGGATGTGAAACATTATAATGGCCGAGTCTGGCTCTATTATGCGGTTTCAACATTTGGTTCCCGTGTGTCAGCGATTGGTTTGGCTTCCGCCTCAAGTCTAGCGGCTGGTGACTGGCAAGATCACGGCATGGTCATTCATACGACCACGGCCAATGATTACAATGCCATTGACCCTGACTTAGTGATTGATAAAGCCGGCGATCCATGGCTGACCTTTGGCTCTTTTGGCTCAGGGATTAAGCTGGTTCGTCTCAATCCAATCACCATGAAACCGATTGGTGAGCTATCGAGTCTGGCCAGTCGTTCCGGTGGGATTGAAGCCCCCAGTATTGTTTATCGTCGTGGTTACTATTATCTGTTTGTGTCCACAGGTCGCTGTTGTCGTGGCGTCGACAGCACCTATCAAATCCGTTATGGTCGAGCAACCAGTATCACTGGTCCATATCTGGATAAAAATGGTCAAGACATGATGAATGGTGGCGGCACGTTACTCGATGGGGGCAACAAACGGTGGATTGGCCCCGGCGGTCAGGACATTGCCAATACCGATGTTATCGTCCGTCATGCTTATGACGCGACCGATAACGGCAATTCAAAATTGCTGATTAGCACATTAAACTGGGATAGTAACGGCTGGCCGAGATATTAA
- a CDS encoding LysR family transcriptional regulator: MNHIVIDDIRRVDLNLLVVLLALYHEQSVTKAAERLYLGQPAVSGALKRLRELVGDPLFVRQGSGMIATPRAETLVQALTPLMGSLHSQLFDVPVFSPQTSVKTFRIGMSEWVEQWVMPTLLQQIYQDAPGVYLKVVNVDPYTARDAVEEGIVDVAISLDTISTLETESLHVRRMGYKTVWSPAQMSLSDPITLDEFLSKEHLLVSYRNATSSQLDQFLAQQGKSRHIRYVSPHFSSYPLLLKQQPFLATVPHGLAVIWQQHYNLMMSDVPMGYEDIKLCLLWHKRLSQDAAQRWLLEHLQQVMR; the protein is encoded by the coding sequence ATGAACCATATTGTTATTGATGATATTAGACGAGTGGACTTAAATTTGCTGGTGGTGTTATTGGCTTTGTATCATGAGCAAAGTGTCACCAAAGCTGCGGAACGCTTGTATCTGGGGCAGCCTGCCGTAAGCGGTGCGCTGAAGCGACTTAGGGAGCTCGTCGGCGATCCTTTATTCGTGAGACAAGGCAGCGGGATGATTGCAACCCCCCGTGCTGAAACATTGGTTCAAGCGCTGACACCGCTGATGGGATCCCTCCATAGCCAGTTATTTGATGTACCGGTTTTCTCCCCCCAGACCAGTGTGAAAACCTTTCGGATTGGCATGAGTGAATGGGTTGAACAATGGGTGATGCCAACGCTTTTACAACAGATATATCAAGATGCTCCGGGCGTTTATCTGAAGGTGGTCAATGTTGATCCTTATACGGCGCGTGATGCTGTAGAAGAAGGGATTGTGGATGTAGCTATCTCGTTGGATACCATATCGACGTTGGAAACGGAGAGTTTACATGTCCGGCGTATGGGCTACAAAACGGTTTGGTCACCCGCGCAAATGTCACTTTCAGACCCGATCACCTTGGATGAGTTTTTGAGTAAAGAACATCTGTTGGTGTCCTATCGTAATGCAACCAGTAGTCAACTGGATCAATTTTTGGCACAACAAGGCAAATCACGCCATATCCGTTATGTTTCACCTCATTTCTCTTCTTATCCGTTGCTTTTAAAGCAGCAGCCATTTTTGGCAACGGTGCCTCATGGGCTCGCTGTCATTTGGCAGCAGCATTACAATCTCATGATGAGTGATGTGCCGATGGGATATGAGGACATTAAGTTATGTCTGTTATGGCATAAAAGGTTGAGTCAAGATGCAGCCCAGCGGTGGTTGTTAGAACATTTGCAGCAAGTGATGCGATGA
- a CDS encoding NAD(P)-dependent oxidoreductase — protein sequence MNITNVAFIGLGVMGYPMAGYLAKAGYQTHVYNRTPAKAKAWEQDYSGQSHPTPKLAAEGCEAIFLCVGNDQDVRSVMYGDDGIIAGTKPGAIIVDHTTTSAELALELAQACREKGISFIDAPVSGGQAGAENGTLTIMCGGEADVFSQIQPVMAHYAKQSERLGTHGQGQRCKMVNQICIAGALQGLSEALQLAQAADLDIEQVVNVIKHGAAGSWQMENRAVTMSQNKFDFGFAIDWMRKDLGFCLQEAARHQIDLPMTKEVDAMYAELQERGLGRMDTSVLIKAYDKTSK from the coding sequence ATGAATATTACCAATGTTGCATTTATCGGCTTGGGCGTCATGGGGTATCCCATGGCAGGTTATCTTGCCAAAGCAGGCTATCAGACTCACGTCTATAACCGAACCCCTGCCAAGGCAAAAGCTTGGGAGCAGGACTACTCAGGTCAGTCCCATCCGACCCCGAAACTTGCTGCTGAAGGTTGTGAAGCCATTTTTCTCTGTGTCGGAAATGATCAGGATGTCCGCAGCGTCATGTATGGTGATGACGGGATTATTGCCGGGACGAAACCCGGGGCGATTATCGTTGATCACACCACGACCTCTGCAGAACTTGCGCTTGAACTGGCTCAGGCCTGCCGGGAAAAAGGCATCTCATTTATCGATGCCCCGGTATCCGGAGGACAAGCCGGTGCCGAGAATGGCACGCTCACTATTATGTGCGGCGGTGAAGCTGATGTTTTCAGCCAGATCCAACCCGTTATGGCCCACTATGCCAAGCAGTCAGAACGACTCGGGACTCACGGACAGGGTCAGCGCTGTAAAATGGTCAACCAGATTTGTATTGCCGGCGCGCTACAGGGACTCAGTGAGGCATTACAACTGGCACAAGCCGCTGATCTGGATATTGAACAAGTGGTCAATGTGATTAAACACGGCGCTGCCGGCTCATGGCAAATGGAAAACCGTGCCGTGACAATGTCACAGAATAAGTTTGATTTCGGTTTTGCTATCGACTGGATGAGAAAAGATTTAGGCTTCTGTCTTCAAGAAGCAGCGCGTCACCAGATTGATCTTCCGATGACAAAAGAAGTCGATGCCATGTACGCCGAACTTCAGGAACGGGGACTGGGACGGATGGATACTTCGGTATTAATCAAAGCCTACGATAAAACCTCAAAATAA